Within Actinosynnema pretiosum, the genomic segment ACGAGGGTGGACGTCGCCGCGCCCGTCGCGCCCGCCGCGAGCAGCAGGTGGGCCGGGACGCGGTCGGCCAGGGCGAGGGCGGCGGAGGCGACCGCGCCGACGACGAACCCGAGCTGGGTGGCGGCGGTGAGCCAGACGGCGGCGGCCAGGTCCACGCCCCACTCGGCGCGCAGGGACGGCACGACGGCCGAGGCGGAGAACCAGGTGGCCAGGCCGAGGACCTGGACGGCGGCGATCAGGGCGCGCTGGGCGGCGGGCGTGGTGCGCGGGTCCACCCTCGGCTCCTCTCCGGACGGGGACGTCCCGGTGGTGCGGGGTGGTCGGCGGGACCCTAGCCGCAGCGGGGGCGGGCGGCGGCCGTGTTCCCGATCACCAGTGGCGCGACCTGCTGCGGGAGCCAAGTAGTTGAGGAATCAACCAAAGTGCGAGTACGTTCCCCCAGCGTGAAGAAAATCGGTTTCCTGTCCTTCGGGCACTGGTCCGACAGCCCGCACTCGCGGACCAGGACCGCCTCGGACGTGCTGCTCCAGTCCGTCGACCTGGCCGTCGCCGCCGAGGAGCTCGGCGCGGACGGCGCCTACTTCCGCGTGCACCACTTCGCCAGGCAGCTCGGCTCGCCGTTCCCGCTGCTCGCCGCGATCGGCGCCAAGACCGAGCGCATCGAGATCGGCACCGGCGTGATCGACATGCGCTACGAGAACCCCATGTACATGGCGGAGGACGCGGGCTCGGCCGACCTGCTCGCCGCGGGCAGGCTCCAGCTCGGCATCTCCAGGGGATCGCCCGAGCAGGTCATCGACGGCTGGCGGTACTTCGGCTACCAGCCCGCCGACGGCGAGACCGAGGCCGACATGGCCCGCAAGCACACCGAGGTGCTGCTGAAGGTGCTGGAGGGCGAGGGCTTCGCCCAGCCCAACCCGCGCCCGATGTTCCCCAACCCGCCCGGCCTGCTGCGCCTGGAACCGCACTCCCCCGGCCTGCGCGACCGCATCTGGTGGGGCGCCGGGTCGAACGCGACCGCCGTGTGGGCGGCCGAGCAGGGGATGCACCTGATGAGCTCGACCCTGAAGAACGACGAGGGCGGCGCGCCGTTCCACGTCCAGCAGGCCGAGCAGATCCGGGTGTTCCGCAAGGCGTGGGCCGACG encodes:
- a CDS encoding LLM class flavin-dependent oxidoreductase, whose translation is MKKIGFLSFGHWSDSPHSRTRTASDVLLQSVDLAVAAEELGADGAYFRVHHFARQLGSPFPLLAAIGAKTERIEIGTGVIDMRYENPMYMAEDAGSADLLAAGRLQLGISRGSPEQVIDGWRYFGYQPADGETEADMARKHTEVLLKVLEGEGFAQPNPRPMFPNPPGLLRLEPHSPGLRDRIWWGAGSNATAVWAAEQGMHLMSSTLKNDEGGAPFHVQQAEQIRVFRKAWADAGWQREPRVSVSRSIFALTSDEDRAYFGADGKSRDQVGYIDADTRAIFGRSYAAEPDALVEQLAEDEAIAEADTLLLTVPNQLGVDYNAHVLESILKHVAPALGWR